Within the Enterobacter bugandensis genome, the region CTGGCAGCACGGTAACCATCCGTGAAGGCGACGCTATCCTTGGCACCCCGGTGGCCGACAGCGAGGGCAACTTTAGCCTGACGCTGACCCCGCCTAAGCTCAACGGCGAAATCCTGACCGCAGACGCCACCGACGCTGCGGGCAACACGGGGCCAGCAACCTCCGCAGCAGCGCCGGATATCAGCCCACCGCAGGCCCCGGTTATCGTGTCGGTGATTGACGACGTGCTGAACACAACCGGTCCCGTGGACCAGAATGGGCTGACCAACGACCGGGCGCCGACCCTGAACGGCACGGGCGAACCCGGTTCGACCATCACGATTTTCAACGGCAGCGATATCATCGGCACGGTGGTCGTCCCCTCATCCGGCCTGTGGAACTTTACGCCGCCCTCTCCGCTGGCCGATGGTACGTATGTGCTGACGGCAACGGCGACGGATGCCGCCGGTAACCCGAGCGGACAATCGAACGCGTGGACCATTATCGTCGACGGGACGGCGCCAGCCGCCCCGGTGATTACGCAGGTCGTTGACGATGTGCCCGGACGAACCGGCTCGCTCGACCTCAATGAGACCACCAATGATTCAACTCCGACGCTCAGCGGTACCGCCGCGGCCAACGCCACGGTCACCATCCGCGTGGATGGGGTTGATATTGGAACCACCGTCGCCGATGGCCTCGGCGCGTGGAGCTTTACTCCGGACACCCCGATCGCTGAGGGTCAACATACCCTGACCGCCGTCGCAACTGACGCGGCGGGCAACATTAGCGACGTATCCAACAGCTGGGGCATCATCATTGACAGCGTTGCCCCGGATGCGCCGGTCATTACCCAGGTGGTGGATGACGTGCCAGAGCGCCTCGGCGCGCTCAACTCTGGCGACAGCACCAATGACACCACGCCGACGCTCAACGGCACCGCGGAGCCGGGCTCAATCGTCACCATCCGCCAGGACGGCGTCGATCTCACTACAATTGTGATCGACAGCAGCGGCACGTGGACCTATACCCCAACCACACCGCTTGTTAACGGCACCTATACCTTTACCGCCGTCACCACCGATGGAGCGGGTAATACCAGCCAGCCGTCAGGCGGCTTTACCCTGACCGTCGATACCACGCCGCCAGCGGCGGCCACCATCGCCACCGTAACCGATGACGTCGGCGGCGTTAACGGGCCGCTTACCAGCGGCGACACCACCGACGACACCCAGCCGCTGCTGCAGGGCACCGCGCCGGCAGATGCGGTGATTACCGTCTATGACGGCACCACCCTGCTCGGCACCGCGACCCTCGACGGCAGCGGCGGCTGGAGCTTTACCCCCGTTATCCCGCTCACCGACGGCCCGCATACGCTGACGGTGCATGCCACGGATGCCGCGGGCAATACCACCATCTCAACGCCGTTTGAACTGACGGTAGATACCGTTCCGCCAGCCACGCCGGATATCCCGGCAATCACCGTCAATCCTGACGGCACAGAAACGCCGCTGAACCCGGGAGAAACCACCCGCGACACCACGCCGACCCTGAGCGGCACCGGCAATCCGGGCGATACCGTGACCATCTACAACGGTGGGGTCAAGCTTGATGATGTGCTCGTGGACGGCACCGGCAACTGGACCTGGACGCCAGCTACCCCGCTGCCTAACGGCACCTATGACATTACCCTGACCGTCACCAATATGGACGGCACGGGCAACGAAAGCGCCCCGTCCCAGCCGGTCACCATCACCATTGATACCGATGCGCCAACAGCACCAGCAGCACCGGTGATCACCGACAGCGTCAGCCAGATAACCGGCCCCGTTCCCGATGGCGGAACCACCAACGATCCGCGCCCGATCCTGAGCGGCACCGGTACGGCGAATGACGTTATCAACATCACTGATACCGTTAACGGCACACCGACCATCGTGGGCACCGTGACGGTAGACAGCAACGGCAACTGGAGCTGGCGTCCTGACAGTAATATTGGGGAAGGCAGCCACGTCTATACCGCCACCGCCACCGATGAGGCGGGCAACGTCTCTGACCCGTCGCCAGCGATTACGATTACCGTGGATACCGTAGCACCGGATGTCCCGGTATTTGACGCCGTCGGGGGCCAGCCGAATGGGGGCTTAATCACCGATGCGACGCCAACCGTCGGAGGTACCGGCACGACTGGCGACACGGTCATCGTTTACAACAACGGCGTTGAGGTAGGACGTGTCGATGTCGTTAACGGAGAATGGAGCTTTGTCCTGCCACCACAGCAGGACGGCCTGCTGAACATCACCGTTGCGGGAGTCGATGCCGCAGGTAACGTCAGCGCGCCGAGCCCGGTCGTTTCCGTCACGCTTGATACCCTTGCGCCGGAAATCCCCGTCATTAGCGCCGTTGCTGACAGCCAGCTCTCCAACAACCAGCTGTATACGCAGGACGGCACGCCAACCCTTACCGGGACCGGTGAGCCGGGAACTACCGTGATCGTTTCCGTAAACGGCACGCCATCTGCCGTGACGGTAACAGTGCAGCCGGATGGCACCTGGAGCTGGACTGCCGACGCGACGCTGCCGGATGCTACATATACCTTCACCGTCTCTTCCAGCGATCCGGCGGGTAACCTCTCTGGCAGTTCAGCACCGGTGAGCGTGACGGTAGATACCGTTGCCCCGGCAGATCCGGGCAACATGAGCCTGCCAGATGAAGGAACACCGCTGACCGGTACCGGTGAAGCGGGCAGCATCATTACCGTGACAAACGGTACTACGGTCATTGGTACTGGCGTTGTCGGCAGCGACGGCAGCTTCTCCATTGCGCTGAGCCCGGCGCAGCTGGATCCAACCACGCTGACCGTGACCGCCACGGACGCAGCAGGAAATGCCAGCGCTGACGTGCCTTTTATCGTTACCGACTCGCCGCTTGAGCTGCCCCAGGTACCCGTCATTACGGCCATCGTCGATGACGTGGACCCGGTCACCGGCGATGTGAAAGGCAAAACCACCAACGACACCACGCCAACGCTTACCGGTACGGCCGAAGCGGGCAGCGTGATAACTATCTATCAGGACGGTAGCACGACGCCATTAACAACGGTGACCGCCGACGGCAGCGGCAACTGGAGCTATACGCCGGCCGCGCTTGGCGAGGGGCTGCACACCTTTGAGGTGACTGCGACCCTCAACGGTGCCACCAGCGGCCGCTCTCCGGCGGCCAGCGTAACCGTCGATCTGACCGCGCCGGGCACGCCAACCATTGGCTCGGTCATTGACGACGTGGGTCCTGTCACCGGTCCGCTGACCAGCGGCCAGACCACCAACGACAGCCAGCCGACCCTCACCGGCACCGGCGCGGTGGGTGATACTATCTCCATCTACAACAACGGCGTGCTGTTGGACAGCGTGGTGGTTGGTAATACCGGTACCTGGAGCTACACCACGCCCGCCCTGCCAGAAGGCAGTAACGTTCTGACCATCCGCGAGACCGATCCGGCGGGAAATCAGAGCGGTCCTTCGGCGGACTTCACCATCGTGGTGGATTCCATTTCCACCACGCCGGTCATCACCAGCGTAACGGATAATGTGGGCAATACCGCCACCCCGGTAGCCAGCGGCAGCGAAACGAACGACGCCACGCCAACCCTTTCGGGGACAGCGGACGCAAACAGCATCGTGACCATTTTCGATGGCGCTACCCAGATTGCCGTGGTTACGGCTGATGGCACCGGCGCGTGGAGCTTTACGCCAGAGACCGCGCTTGTCGAAGGGCCACACGCGTTCACGGTTCAGGCAACCGATCCGCAGGGTAACCTGAGCCTGGTCTCAGCCCCGTGGAGCGTGGTGGTTGACCTCACGGCGCCGACGGTTCCAACGCTGGATACAGTAAGTGATAACGTCCCTGGCGGCGTCACGGGCAACCTCACCAGCGGGCAGGCGACCAACGACAACACCCCAACGATTAGCGGCACCGGACAGGCAGGCAGCACCATCTACATCATGAATAACGGTACGCAGTTGGGTACGACGACCGTCGACGGAAACGGTAACTGGTCCTTCACCCCGACCACGCCGCTGGACGACGGCAGCTACTCCCTGCGCGCGTACGCAACGGATGCCGCGGGCAACGCCTCGGCGAACTCGTCGGTCTTCGCCTTCACCGTCGATACCGCAGGCCCCGGCGTGCCGGTGGTGACCAGCGTGATTGACGATGTCGCACCGATCACGGGGACGCTCACGTCGGGTAACAGCACTAACGACGCGCGTCCGACCTTCAACGGTACGGGCGACGTGGGTTCTACGGTGCACGTGATTGTTGATGGCAACGAAATTGGCACCGCCGTGGTCAATGCCCAGGGCAGCTGGACCTTCACGCCGGGTACCGATCTGATCGACGGACCGCATGCCATTACCTTCAACGCCACCGACGCGGCGGGCAACGTGGGTACTGCAACGGCACCGTTTAACCTGACGGTGGATACGGGCGTGCCGTCTGCGCCGGTCATTTCAGCCGCGGCAGATAACGTGGGCAGTATTCAAACCCCGCTCACTTCCGGGCAAAGCACCGACGACACCACGCCAACGCTGAGCGGCACCGCAACGGCCAACGCCACGGTCACTATCTATGAAAACGGGCAGCCTGTCGGCACCGCGCTGGCAGACGGTACCGGTGCATGGAACTTTACGCCGTCCACGCCGCTGGCGGCTGGCAGCCACACCTGGACCGCCACGGTCACCGATGCCGCAGGGAACATCAGCCCCGCCTCGCCAGGCTTTACGCTGGTTGTCGATAGCACGGCACCCACCGCGCCGGTTATCAGCCAGGCGATTGACGATGTGGGGAGCATTACCGGGCCAATCACGTCCGGGCAGACGACCGACGACACCGTACCGCGGCTGGTCGGAACCAGCGAACCGTTTGCCACTGTGAATATCTATGAGGGAACCACGCTGGTCGGGACGGGCACCGCAGACGGCAGCGGCAGCTGGAGTATCTTACTCAATACCACGCTGACAGAGGGGGCGCACAGCTTCACCGCGCAGGCTACGGATGCCGCAGGCAACACCAGCGCGTCGTCCGCAAGCTTCAGTCTGACGATTGACACCGCGCCGCCAGCGCTGCCGGTGCTCACCAGCATTCTGGATGACGTCGGCAATGCGGCAACGCCAGTCGCGAACGGAGGAATAACCAACGACGCGCAGCCAACCCTCAGCGGTACGGCGGAAGCGGGTTCTACGGTGAAAATCTTCGATAACGGCGTGCAGATCGGCAGCGTGATCGCCACCGGCGGGGCGTGGAGCTATACGCCTTCTCCGGCGCTGGGCAACGGCCCGCACACGTTGACCTTTACCGCCACCGATGCGACGGGCAATGCCAGCGCGCCAACCGCCGGGTACACGATTAACGTCGATACCCTTGCTCCGGCAGCGCCGGTCATCAGCTCGGTAATTGATGATGTCGGTAGCGTCATCGGTCCGGTAACCGGCACCAACCCGACCAACGACACGCGTCCGGCCCTGAGCGGGACCGCCGAAGCGAATGCAACAGTACGGATCTACGATGGCATCACGCTGGTGGGCACCGTCACCGCCGACGGCAATGGCAACTGGACGCTGCCGGAAACCACCACGCTGACGCAGGGCACCCACAACTTCACCGCCACGGCCACCGATGCCGCAGGCAACACCAGCCCGGCATCGGCCGTGACGACGATTATCGTCGATCTGACCGCGCCAACGGCCCCAACCGGAACCTTCAACGCCGACGGTAGCGTCTTAACCGGCAATGCTGAAGCAGGCAGTACCGTCACCATCCGTCTCACGGACGGCTCGACGGTCACGACCACAGCGGGCAGCAACGGCACGTACAGCTACACCTTCGTTAACAAACAGACTGAAGGCCAGACGCTGCAAATCACCGCCACCGACGCGGCGGGCAATATCTCGCAGCCCGGCTCGGCGCTCGCGCCAGTGGTGCCGCTCTCCGCCAGCAATAATGTCGAAGAGCTGGATCTCAGCACCACGGCCACCGTCACCAACAGCCAGTACAGCGACTACGGCTTCCTGCTGGTCGGCGCCGTGGGCAACGTCCTGACGCTGCTCGGTAATGACACCGCTCAGGTCAACTTCACCGTGGGCAGCGGCGGCAGCGCGGATATCGTCGTGAACGCCAACGCCACGGGCGCGGTGCTCTCTCTGCTCAACACCCTTGAGCTGGTGGTTCAGCGCTTTGACACCGTTAACAACACCTGGACTACCGTAGTCGATACCGGACAGCCGCAGTTTGCCGACCTGCTGACCCTGGGGGCAACAGGCGTTTCGCTAAACCTGACCGGGCTGGCGGACGGCAACTACCGCGTGTTGAGCTATAACACCAACCTGCTGGCAACCGGCTCCTACACCAGCCTCGACGTGGCGGTGAAAGAGACCGGGCCGGGCACCGTTACGGGCGACACCAGCCTCGGCGGTAACGTGATCACCGACGTTGACCCAACCGCAGGCAGCGACAACGCTCCGGCAGGGGCAACGGTCACGGCCGTCACTAACGCCCAGGGTGTCACCACCAGCGTCACTGCCGACGGCACGGTGATCCAGGGTCAGTACGGTACGCTGACCATTAACCGCGACGGCAGTTACACCTACGATCTGACCAACACCAGCGCATCGGTGATTGGCCGGACGGAGAGCTTCAGCTACACCATCACGCATAACGGCGTCAGCGCGTCGGCGAATCTGGTGCTGTCGCTGGGCACCGGTACCGCCACCAGCGGTATTGTCGCGGTTGACGATACGAACTCGCTGACCTTCGATACCACCGTCAACGCGATTGATAACGGTACGTCGTCCCAGGGCGGCTTTACCCTGGTGGGAATCAATCTCGGCAACACGCTGGGGCTGAACCTGCTGGACGATATGACCAATCCCATCATCTATAACGTGGAGGAAGGCACTACCCGCACCATGACCATCCAGGCCTCCGTGGGCGGCGTGGCGCTGGCGTCGGTGTTTGATCTGTACGTCTATAAGTTCAACAACGCGACCCAGACCTTCGAGCAGATGCGCGTTGAACCAGGCTGGCTGCGCGCGCCGCTGTTGGGCGGCACCTCGCCTCAGCTGACGCTGCAGCTGCCGGCCGGTGAGTACCTGTTCCTGCTGAATACGGCTGCAGGGATCACCGCCCTGACGGCCTACACGCTGAACGTGCTGCAGGATCATGTCTACAGCGTGGCGAGCGTCAGCGCGAGCACTACCGGGGACGTTCTGTCGGATGATATTGCGCCAGTCGGCACGCTGGTGACGGAAGTTAACGGCGTAGCGGTGAACAGCAGCGGTCTGACGAACATTACCGGCGAGTACGGTACGCTGAGCATCAACGCGGCCGGGGAGTACACCTACACCCTGAATAGCGGCGTCGGCGTTGACCACATCAGCACCCCGGATACCTTCGTCTACACCATTACCGCGCCGGACGGCACGAAAGACACGGCTTCGCTCAACATCACCCCAACCGCGCAGCCGATGAATGCGGTGAATGATGTCAGCACCGCGATGGACGTGACGTCGGTACACCACACCGCCGCGTACTCGGATACAACCGTCGGGTCGGCGAGCTGGAACGCCGCGCTGCTCGCTTCAACCCAAGGCTCCGGCTCCGGCACCTTCGTGGTGGATGCCAATACCGCGCTGCACAACGTGGTGCTGTCATTTAACGTCGCCTCGTTGCTGACGCTTACAGGGTTGACGGTTGACTGGACGCTGACCAACGGCGCCACCACCGTCAGAACCGGCTCGTTCAACGGCGGGCTGCTGCTGGGCGGCACGGCAACGGTCAACCTGACGGGTCTCGACCTGGAGGCGGGGACCTACACCCTGAGCTATACCGGCAGAATGGGGCCACTGGGAGTAGGAAATATCACCATCACCCCAAGCGTCACCGGCACAAGCTACTCGCTGTCGCAGTTCGACGCCACGGGCACCCACACCGTTGACGGCAACATTTTCGACGGCACCGGTTCCGCAGGGACGATGGACCAGCTGCACTCGGTGGATACCCGCGTGAGCATTACCGGCTACGACGGCGTTACCACTACGCTGGATCCCTACACCGGCAGCACGCAGTCGAGCATCACGGGTCACTACGGCACGCTGGCGATTGCCGCAGACGGCAGTTACACCTATACGCTCAACCCGGGGATATCGCTCTCTACCATTACCACGAAGGAGGTCTTTAACTACACCCTGACCGATGCCAACGGCACCACGGACACCGCGTCGCTGACCATCAACATGGCGCCGAAATTTATCAGTTCGGAGCATAACGATGTGATTAGCGGTACGGCCTACGGCGACACGCTGATTTATCAGGTGCTGAACAGCACGGCGGGCAACGCGACGGGGGGCAACATCACCAGCGCTGGCGGCGACCACTGGACGAACTTCTCCCTGGCGCAGGGAGACAAGATCGACATTGGCGATCTGCTGGTGGGCTGGGACGGGAATACCGCCTCGCTGGGGAATTATATCAATGTCACGCAAAGCGGTAGCAACACTGTGATCTCCATCGACCGTGACGGCGCAGGGAGCACCTACACTAATACTGCACTCGTTACGCTTGATAACGTGCAGACCACGTACGACGAGCTTGTGAACCAGCAACACATCATTACCTGATAGCACCTGCAGGACATGACCCGGGCGCACAGCGCCCGGGCATAAATAATAAAGCTGTACTTATTTATTAGGGACAAGACATGGGAATAAAGATGCCTTACTGGTGGCTCTCGTGCTGCCTGATATCTGTACCCGCCATCGCGGCAAACCCGGCGGCAACCATCAATACCGGACAGCTCCGCGAAACGCAGGAACTCCCCTCACTGAATGGCCGCGTCGCTCCGGTGGCAGGCAAAGCCGCTCCCGGTTCACTACAGCTTGGCGAGGCCGTTAATCGCGCCGTCACCTGGCACCCGGCGATCGCTGAAGCCGTGGGCAAACTCTACGAACAGAACGAAGAGGTCGACGTCGCCAAATCGAAATACTATCCGCAAATCAACGCCGGCATGGACAACGGGTATTCCCACGATGGCGACCAGAACGGCTTTACGCCGTCGCTGGTGCTCTCTCTTTCACAGATGCTCTACGACTTCGGCAAAGTGGCAAGCCAGGTGCGGGCCGAAAACGCCGGGGTCGCCCAGCAGCAGGCCAACGTGCTGGTCAGTATCGACACCATCGCCCACGATACCGCTATCGCCATGGTGCAGGTGCAAACCTGGCAGCAGATGGTCGACACCGCCAAAGAGCAGCTTGACGCCCTCTCATCAATCGGCACCCTGACCCGCCAGCGTAACGACGAAGGGGCCACTTCCCTGTCTGACGTGGTGCAGACCGACGCGCGCATTGAAGGGGCGCGCGCCCAGCTGATGCAGTATCAGGCCAGCCTCGACAGCGCCCGCGCCACGCTGATGAGCTTTCTCGGCTGGAACAGCCTGAACGATATCAGCAATGACTTTCCGCAGAAGCTGGCCCGCAGTTGCGATATCGCCGAGCCGGACGATCGTCTGGTGCCTGCGGTCCTCGCCGCCTGGGCACAGGCGAACGTCGCTCAGGCTAACCTTGACTACGCCGACGCGCAGATGACGCCAACCGTCTCGCTGGAGCCGGAAGTCCGTCACTATCTGAACGATCGCTACGCGGGTAACGAAACGCGGGACCGCACCCAATATTCCGCCTGGGTGAAAGTCCAGATGCCGCTCTATCAGGGCGGCGGACTCACCGCCCGACGCAACGCCGCCGGTCACGCGGTGGAAGCGGCGCAGTCGACCATTCAGCGCACGCGCCTCGATGTCCGCCAGAAGCTGCTGGAGGCCCGCAGCCAGGTCATGAGCCTGCAAAGCACGCTGCAAATTCAGGGCCGCCAGGAGGCGCTCAGCGCCCGCACCCGCGAGCTCTACCAGCAGCAGTATCTCGATCTCGGCTCGCGCCCGCTGCTGGACGTGCTCAACGCCGAGCAGGAGGTCTATCAGGCGCGCTTTACCCAGCAGCAGACCCTCGGTCAGCTGCATCAGCTGCAGCTCAACTGCCTGTATAACACCGGGCAATTGCGTCATGCGTTCGATCTTGATAACCGCACCATCCAGACCGTGGAGATCCAGCCATGAAGCAACGCGACATCCCGCAGGGGGAAACGATGACGGATGAGGCGCTGGAGCAGTGGGCTCAGGCGTTTGGCTTTGTCGCCACGCGCTACCGCGTTGCCTGTTCGCCAGGCTCGCTCGTCGCGGGCGCGCCGTGGCTGAAAGGCAAACCGATGGTGCCCGCGCTGACTCAGCTTGCCCGTGAAGCCGGGCTGACGTTCCAGCTGCTGACGGCCGATCAGCAGTCGATCAACAGCTGGCGTCTGCCGGTGGTGGTGGCGCTGAACGACGGAAAAATCGGCGTGATCGAGAATTTCGACGGAGAAGATACGCTCGAGGTCAGCTTTTTCGACGACAAGACATACACCAACCGCCTGTCGATGAGCGCAATGCTGCCCGCCATCCGCCACGTTATCGCCCTGCGTCCGCTGGCCGCGCTGAAAGACAGCCGCGTGGACGCCTACATCTCAAAGTACCGTCCGGACTGGCTCTACCGGCTGGTGATGCGCGACCTGCGCCCCTACAGCTGGGTGATGCTGGCGGCGCTGTTTATCAACGTGCTCTCCCTCTCCGGCATTGTCTTTTCCATGCAGGTGTATGACCGGGTGATCCCCGCCCAGTCCTACCCGACGCTCTACGTGCTGACCATCGGAGTGCTGATCGCCACCCTGTTTGGCTTTGTGCTGCGCGTTGCGCGCGGGCACATTATGGATCTGCTGGGCAAACGCTCGGATCTGCGCGTCTCGGATCGCGTGTTCGGCCACGCGTTACGGCTGCGCCACAGCGCCATTCCGCGCTCCACCGGCAGCTTTATCTCCCAGCTGCGCGAGCTGGAGCAGATCCGCGAGATGGTCACCTCCTCCACCATCTCGACGATTGTCGATCTGCCCTTCTTCTTCCTGTTTGTGGTGGTGCTGGCGATCATCGCCCCGCAGCTGGCGTGGATCGCCCCGGTGGCGGCAGTGATCATGGTGCTGCCGGGCCTGCTGCTGCAAAAAAAGCTGGCGGAGCTGGCGAAGCAGTCGGCGCATGAATCCACCCTGCGCAACGCGGTGCTGGTGGAGAGCGTGCAGGGGCTGGAGGACATCAAGCTGATGCAGGCGGAGAACCGCTTTTTGCAGCAGTGGAACAGCTATATCCAGATCACCGCGGAATCCGGCCTGCGCACCCGCGAGCTGACGCAGAACCTGATCAGCTGGGGGATGACCGTCCAGAGCCTGGTTTACGCCGCCGTGATCGTGGTTGGCGCGCCGATGGTGATTGACGGCACGCTGACCACCGGCTCGGTGGTAGCCGCCTCAATGCTGGCCTCCCGGATGATCGCCCCGATGGCGACGCTGTGCGGCGTGCTCGCCCGCTGGCAGCAGGTTAAGGCCGCCAAAGAGGGGCTGGACAGCATTATGCAGCTTCCTACTGAAAATCAGCGTGAAGAGACGCCGATCCGCCAGGACGTGCTGCGCGGACACTATCTTTTCGAGCAGGCGCAGTTCCGCTATCAGCCGGAAGATCCGCGCATGGCGCTGCGCATTAACCGTCTGGAGATCAGGCCGGGCGAGAAAGTGGCGATCCTCGGGCGTAACGGCGCGGGCAAATCCACTCTCCTGCAGGCGATGGCGGGCGGCATGGATCTG harbors:
- a CDS encoding TolC family outer membrane protein, which produces MGIKMPYWWLSCCLISVPAIAANPAATINTGQLRETQELPSLNGRVAPVAGKAAPGSLQLGEAVNRAVTWHPAIAEAVGKLYEQNEEVDVAKSKYYPQINAGMDNGYSHDGDQNGFTPSLVLSLSQMLYDFGKVASQVRAENAGVAQQQANVLVSIDTIAHDTAIAMVQVQTWQQMVDTAKEQLDALSSIGTLTRQRNDEGATSLSDVVQTDARIEGARAQLMQYQASLDSARATLMSFLGWNSLNDISNDFPQKLARSCDIAEPDDRLVPAVLAAWAQANVAQANLDYADAQMTPTVSLEPEVRHYLNDRYAGNETRDRTQYSAWVKVQMPLYQGGGLTARRNAAGHAVEAAQSTIQRTRLDVRQKLLEARSQVMSLQSTLQIQGRQEALSARTRELYQQQYLDLGSRPLLDVLNAEQEVYQARFTQQQTLGQLHQLQLNCLYNTGQLRHAFDLDNRTIQTVEIQP
- a CDS encoding BapA/Bap/LapF family large adhesin, coding for MSQISVISKLTGVETTTEGTQVTLSHSSIVELHVERADVSHFARSGNDLVVTLHSGEVITLKNFYVTDAQGVSQLVLQESDGALWWIEDPTGAATYESIASTDALLAASGSDAGGAAIWPWALGGIVAAGAIAAVASSSGGGGGDDDDGNNNNPNPNPSTPVDPTNPDTTPPNAPSSLQFSSDGKSVTGTAEPGSTITLKDANGNVLGTGKTGSDGNFTVSLGTPLTNGEQVTATATDAAGNTSQGTTITAPDLTAPDAPTIGSVTDDIDPQTGSVTNGGSTNDPRPQLSGTAEAGSTVTIYDGGVAIGTALVASNGTWTFTPSTDLTESTHQITVRATDAAGNLGPASPVFTLTVDLTPPTAPTAIVLTDDTGAIRGTITAGTPTDASKPILAGTGEPGGTITIYDNGVAVGTTTVLPNGTWSVTPDGPLADGTHTITVVETDAAGNQSAASEPIIFTVDTTPPLAPGDLVVSNDGGTITGTAEPGSTVTIREGDAILGTPVADSEGNFSLTLTPPKLNGEILTADATDAAGNTGPATSAAAPDISPPQAPVIVSVIDDVLNTTGPVDQNGLTNDRAPTLNGTGEPGSTITIFNGSDIIGTVVVPSSGLWNFTPPSPLADGTYVLTATATDAAGNPSGQSNAWTIIVDGTAPAAPVITQVVDDVPGRTGSLDLNETTNDSTPTLSGTAAANATVTIRVDGVDIGTTVADGLGAWSFTPDTPIAEGQHTLTAVATDAAGNISDVSNSWGIIIDSVAPDAPVITQVVDDVPERLGALNSGDSTNDTTPTLNGTAEPGSIVTIRQDGVDLTTIVIDSSGTWTYTPTTPLVNGTYTFTAVTTDGAGNTSQPSGGFTLTVDTTPPAAATIATVTDDVGGVNGPLTSGDTTDDTQPLLQGTAPADAVITVYDGTTLLGTATLDGSGGWSFTPVIPLTDGPHTLTVHATDAAGNTTISTPFELTVDTVPPATPDIPAITVNPDGTETPLNPGETTRDTTPTLSGTGNPGDTVTIYNGGVKLDDVLVDGTGNWTWTPATPLPNGTYDITLTVTNMDGTGNESAPSQPVTITIDTDAPTAPAAPVITDSVSQITGPVPDGGTTNDPRPILSGTGTANDVINITDTVNGTPTIVGTVTVDSNGNWSWRPDSNIGEGSHVYTATATDEAGNVSDPSPAITITVDTVAPDVPVFDAVGGQPNGGLITDATPTVGGTGTTGDTVIVYNNGVEVGRVDVVNGEWSFVLPPQQDGLLNITVAGVDAAGNVSAPSPVVSVTLDTLAPEIPVISAVADSQLSNNQLYTQDGTPTLTGTGEPGTTVIVSVNGTPSAVTVTVQPDGTWSWTADATLPDATYTFTVSSSDPAGNLSGSSAPVSVTVDTVAPADPGNMSLPDEGTPLTGTGEAGSIITVTNGTTVIGTGVVGSDGSFSIALSPAQLDPTTLTVTATDAAGNASADVPFIVTDSPLELPQVPVITAIVDDVDPVTGDVKGKTTNDTTPTLTGTAEAGSVITIYQDGSTTPLTTVTADGSGNWSYTPAALGEGLHTFEVTATLNGATSGRSPAASVTVDLTAPGTPTIGSVIDDVGPVTGPLTSGQTTNDSQPTLTGTGAVGDTISIYNNGVLLDSVVVGNTGTWSYTTPALPEGSNVLTIRETDPAGNQSGPSADFTIVVDSISTTPVITSVTDNVGNTATPVASGSETNDATPTLSGTADANSIVTIFDGATQIAVVTADGTGAWSFTPETALVEGPHAFTVQATDPQGNLSLVSAPWSVVVDLTAPTVPTLDTVSDNVPGGVTGNLTSGQATNDNTPTISGTGQAGSTIYIMNNGTQLGTTTVDGNGNWSFTPTTPLDDGSYSLRAYATDAAGNASANSSVFAFTVDTAGPGVPVVTSVIDDVAPITGTLTSGNSTNDARPTFNGTGDVGSTVHVIVDGNEIGTAVVNAQGSWTFTPGTDLIDGPHAITFNATDAAGNVGTATAPFNLTVDTGVPSAPVISAAADNVGSIQTPLTSGQSTDDTTPTLSGTATANATVTIYENGQPVGTALADGTGAWNFTPSTPLAAGSHTWTATVTDAAGNISPASPGFTLVVDSTAPTAPVISQAIDDVGSITGPITSGQTTDDTVPRLVGTSEPFATVNIYEGTTLVGTGTADGSGSWSILLNTTLTEGAHSFTAQATDAAGNTSASSASFSLTIDTAPPALPVLTSILDDVGNAATPVANGGITNDAQPTLSGTAEAGSTVKIFDNGVQIGSVIATGGAWSYTPSPALGNGPHTLTFTATDATGNASAPTAGYTINVDTLAPAAPVISSVIDDVGSVIGPVTGTNPTNDTRPALSGTAEANATVRIYDGITLVGTVTADGNGNWTLPETTTLTQGTHNFTATATDAAGNTSPASAVTTIIVDLTAPTAPTGTFNADGSVLTGNAEAGSTVTIRLTDGSTVTTTAGSNGTYSYTFVNKQTEGQTLQITATDAAGNISQPGSALAPVVPLSASNNVEELDLSTTATVTNSQYSDYGFLLVGAVGNVLTLLGNDTAQVNFTVGSGGSADIVVNANATGAVLSLLNTLELVVQRFDTVNNTWTTVVDTGQPQFADLLTLGATGVSLNLTGLADGNYRVLSYNTNLLATGSYTSLDVAVKETGPGTVTGDTSLGGNVITDVDPTAGSDNAPAGATVTAVTNAQGVTTSVTADGTVIQGQYGTLTINRDGSYTYDLTNTSASVIGRTESFSYTITHNGVSASANLVLSLGTGTATSGIVAVDDTNSLTFDTTVNAIDNGTSSQGGFTLVGINLGNTLGLNLLDDMTNPIIYNVEEGTTRTMTIQASVGGVALASVFDLYVYKFNNATQTFEQMRVEPGWLRAPLLGGTSPQLTLQLPAGEYLFLLNTAAGITALTAYTLNVLQDHVYSVASVSASTTGDVLSDDIAPVGTLVTEVNGVAVNSSGLTNITGEYGTLSINAAGEYTYTLNSGVGVDHISTPDTFVYTITAPDGTKDTASLNITPTAQPMNAVNDVSTAMDVTSVHHTAAYSDTTVGSASWNAALLASTQGSGSGTFVVDANTALHNVVLSFNVASLLTLTGLTVDWTLTNGATTVRTGSFNGGLLLGGTATVNLTGLDLEAGTYTLSYTGRMGPLGVGNITITPSVTGTSYSLSQFDATGTHTVDGNIFDGTGSAGTMDQLHSVDTRVSITGYDGVTTTLDPYTGSTQSSITGHYGTLAIAADGSYTYTLNPGISLSTITTKEVFNYTLTDANGTTDTASLTINMAPKFISSEHNDVISGTAYGDTLIYQVLNSTAGNATGGNITSAGGDHWTNFSLAQGDKIDIGDLLVGWDGNTASLGNYINVTQSGSNTVISIDRDGAGSTYTNTALVTLDNVQTTYDELVNQQHIIT